From Salinicola endophyticus:
GGCACCGGCCTGGCACAAGGCCTGATCGCCTACCAGGCGTCGCTCAAGGGCATCAGCAAGCTCGAAGCCAACCCGGAACGCATCGACGCCGACCTGGAAAACAGCTGGGAAGTGCTGGCCGAGCCCATCCAGACCGTGATGCGCCGCTACGGCATCGAGAAGCCCTACGAAAAGCTCAAGGAACTGACTCGCGGCAAGCGTATCGACCAGGCGGGCTTCGCCGCCTTCATCGACACCCTGGCGCTGCCGGACGAGGTCAAGCGCGAGCTCAAGGCGCTGACCCCGAGCACCTACACGGGCAACGCCGCCGCCCAGGCCAAGGCGCTGGGCGCCTGAGCGCGCCCGCCCCACCGCAGGAGGATGCCATGACCGCCGCCAATACCCCGCGCACGCTGCTGGGCGGCCTGACGCCCGCCCAGTTCCTGAGCCGCCACTGGCAGAAGTCGCCGCTGCTGATCCGCGGCGCACTGCCCGACTTCGTCTCGCCCCTGGATCCGGACGACCTCGCCGGCCTGGCCTGCGAACCCGAGGTCGAGTCGCGCCTGGTCGAGGAGCAGGGCCCGGACAAGGCGTGGCAGGTGAGCCAAGGCCCGTTCGACGACGCCACCTTCGCGCGCCTGCCCGAGAGCGGCTGGTCACTATTGGTCCAGGCGGTCGACCACTACGTGCCCGAGGTCGCCGCACTGCTCGCCCAGTTCGACTTCCTGCCGCAGTGGCGGCTCGACGACATCATGGTCAGCTACGCCCCTAGCGGTGGCAGCGTCGGCCCCCACGTCGACCAGTACGACGTCTTCCTGCTGCAGGCCAGCGGGCGACGCCACTGGCAGCTGGGCGGCAAGCCCGGCGACGAGGCAGCGCTAATCGCCGGGATCGATCTGCGCATCCTCGACACCTTCGAAGTCCAGCCCGATCAGGATTGGGTCCTGGAGCCCGGCGACATGCTCTACCTGCCGCCGGGTGTGGCCCATCACGGGGTCAGTGCCTCGGATGACTGCATGACCTTCTCGATCGGTTTCCGCGCGCCCTCGGTCGACGAGACCGTCACCGCCTTCGCCGACTACATCGGCGAGCAGCTCGGCGACAGCCAGCGCTACACCGATGCCGATCTGCAGCCGCCGCAGCATCCCGGCGAGCTGGACGATGCCGCGGTGGAACGCGTGCGCACGCTGCTGCTGGCCGCCATCGACCGGCCGGATCAAATGGCGCAATGGTTTGGACGCGCCATGACCCAGCCCAAGTATCTCGATCAACTGGTGCCCAGTGACAGCCCCAGCGATCCGGCCGAGGTACAGGCCGCGCTCCGCGCCGGCGAGCGTCTGCTGCACAGCCCCGGCTCGCGCTTCGCCTGGCGCGCACAGACATCGACCCGGGCGACGCTGTTCGCCGATGGCGACGCCCTCGACTGCGACCCGGCGCTGGCGCGGCGCCTGTGCGACGCCGAGCCGCTGGACCAGGAGAGCCTTGCCCACCCCGAAGCGGCATCCGTGCTGGCCGCGCTGCTCGACGCCGGCAGCCTGTGCTGGGACGAGGATGAGGACGACGACGAGGCGTGAGCGGGCAGCGGCGGCAAGTTCTGCACAGGCTGCCTACACTGAGTCGAGCCGGCCGCGGCAGAAATGCTGGACGAGTTCGGAAACACTGTTTTAATATTCTTGGCACACAGCTTTGTTGCTAGGTTCAGGAGGAGTGAACATGAAGAAACTGCTTATCCCCGCGCTGGCCATGAGCGTACTGGCGCTAGCCGGTTGCACCAACAACTCGACCTACTCGGGTGACGTCTACCGTGGCAATCAGGCCGAGACCGCACAGTCGGTCAGCTACGGCACCATTCAGTCGGTGCGCCCGGTGCAGATCCAGGGTGGCAACGGCGAGAGCGTGCTGGGCAGCCTGGGCGGCGCGGTGATCGGTGGCCTCCTCGGCAATCAGGTGGGCGGCGGCTCCGGCAAGACCCTGGCCACCGCAGCGGGTGCGATCGGCGGCACCATCGCCGGCAGCAAGGTCCAGCAGGCGACCGACCGCGTCGACGCCTACGAGCTGGAGATCCGCCAGGACAGCGGCCAGAACGTAGTGGTCGTGCAGAAGGCCGATCGCAACTGGCAGGTCGGCCAGCGTGTGCGCCTGATCGCCAGCGGCTCCAGCGTCAGCGTCGCCCCCTACTGACGCCGGCTGGCACACGCCAGTCCCGCGTCGCCGCCGGTCCGCGGCCACGAAACGGTGCCCCCAGGGGCACCGTTTCTGCGTTCTACCGCCCCAGTTGGCGATCATCGTTAGCCTGATACTATTTTCGCCTGTCACCCTTACTTTACATACGCTATCGTATGTTCTGTGGTTAAGACTCTTAAGGGAATAACAGGGACTATGAAGGGACGCATGATGGTCACGGCGGGCGTGGCCGCCACCGCAGCGCTGCTGTCGGGTACCGCCGGTGCCGACGGCCTGCTGACACTCAAATCGGAAAACGACCTGTTCGCCAGCGGCGGCGACGGTCACTACACCAACGGCCTCGAGATCGGCTGGTCCTTCGCGCCAAGTGCCGGCCACTGGACTCGCCAGCTCGCCGACATCCTCCCGGGCTGGAGCGGGGCTACGCTGGATGGCGCCGCCTATCGCTTCGGCCAGCAGATCTACACCCCCGAGGATATCGACCAGCGCAGCCTGATCGAGGACGACCGCCCCTACGCCGGCGTCCTCTATGCCGGGCTCTCGCTGTTCGACGAGTCGCGCACGCCCGGCTGGCGCCGCAGCAGCGGCCTGTTCTTCGACGCCGGCCTGGTCGGCCCCGGCTCGGGAGCGCGTACGGTGCAGAAGAACTTCCACCACTGGATCGGCAGCGACGAGCCCGAAGGCTGGCACAACCAGCTTCACAACGAGCCCTTCGTCAACGTGGCCTATGAGACCGCCTGGTGGAAGACCGCCCACTTAGGCGGCCTGGAGACCGAATTCGGTCCCTCGGTGGGTTTCGCCGTGGGCAATCTCTACACCTATGCTGCCAGCGGTCTGGGCCTGCGCCTCGGCGAGGGACTCGACCAGAGCTTCGGCGTGCCGGCGGTGGCGCCGTCACAGGGCAGCCGGGTCTATTTCCGCGAGAACAGCGGTTTCAACTGGTATCTCTTCGCCAATCTCGAGGGCCGGCTCATGGCCCACAACATGCTGCTCGACGGCAACACCTTCGAAGATAGCCACTCGGTGGATCGCCGCCCCTGGGTCGGCGATGCCCAGCTTGGCCTGGCACTGTCCTGGGACCGCTGGCAGCTCTCCTATAGCTCGGTATGGCGTACCAAGGAGTTCGACGAGCAGGACGGCAGCGATCGGTTCGGCTCGATCACCCTATCCACCTGGCTCTGAGCCCGGCACTCACCGGTCTATCCCCAGCGGCATACCGCGAGGCCCAAAACACGACGGGCGCTGTCCTCACGACAGCGCCCGTCGTCACTGGCCGATGGTAGCGGCGAATACCCGCTCAGTGCAGCTTGGCCTTGCGCAGCGCCCAGCAGGCCAGACGCTTGCCGACCCACACCAGCAGTGCCAGCAGAATCAGCGTCAGCAGCATCGAGATCGGCTTGACGATGAACGTCGCCCCCAGGATCGCCAGTGCCGCCGACACCATCCAGCGGTCCTGCGCCGGGTCCCCTCTGAGCTGCGCCGGCAGCCAGCGCTCGATCAGGCCACCCAGCGCTCCCTCCCACGCCTTGAGCGCCAGGAACAGCAGCACGGCAAAGGCGACGAGCCATACGATAAATACGGTCATGCAACACCTCTCCTCACCCCAGAGATCACGATATCAATGCCTTCCGCAGGGTACTCACAGCCTCGATCCGGCGCAACTGCCGGTGAATGCCGGGCGAGAGGCACGGTTTTGGCCCATGACAGCCGCTCACCACCTGACACGGAAGCCATGGCACGTTACGATATTGGAGACATGCACAAACGCAAAGGTTCCCAGATGCAGATTGCCCAGAACTCCGTGGTCGCTTTTCACTATACCCTGACCAACGACGCGGGAGAGGTCCTGGACAGCTCGGAAGGCCGTGATCCGCTGACCTATCTTCACGGCGCGGGCAACATCATCCCCGGGCTCGAGAAGCAGCTCGAAGGCCGCGCCAATGGTGACAAGCTCACGGTCGCCGTCGAGCCGAGCGAAGGCTACGGCGAAGTACAGCCGGCACTGGTACAGGAAGTGCCGCGCGACGCCTTCCAGGGCGTCGAGGAAGTCCAGCCGGGCATGCAGTTCCAGGCCCAGACCCAGGAAGGCCCGCTGATGGTCACCGTGACCAAGGTCGAAGGCGACACCGTCACCGTCGACGGTAACCATCCGCTGGCCGGCGAGAAGCTCAACTTCGACGTCGAGATCACCGAGGTGCGTGAAGCGACCGAAGACGAAGTCTCCCACGGTCACGTTCACGGTGAAGGCGGCCACGAGCACTGAGCCGCGCACCGCTGCGCACCGCCCACGCGGGCGCAACGACAAAGGGCAGCCTCTCGGCTGCCCTTTTTTTGTCTGCGTCCATCACACCGGTCAGCTGTACGTACAAGGCGCGCATGACGCAGCAAGTGCCATGCGATAAACCTCAGCCCTCGCTGGCCAGGACCACCCGCTGCGCCAGCTGGGTGCGCTCCATGGGGCGCCGCGCCTGCCAGTAGTAGCGCCCCCAGTAGACGTTGTCGAGGCGCGACAGTTTGACCCCCTGCGACGTCGAAGCGTGCAGGAAATAGCCATCGCCGACGTAGACACCGACATGGTTATAGGGCCCCGGCGGGCGGAAGAAGACCAGATCGCCAGCCTTGAGATCGCTGCGCGAGACACGGCTGCCCTCCTGGACCTGTTCCTCGGTGGTGCGCGGCAGCTCGAGCGAGAAAGCCTCGGTGAATACATGCTGCATCAGCGCCGAGCAGTCGATCCCGTGACGGCCATTGCCGCCGAGTGCATAGGGGGTGCCGACCCAGCGCTGGTGCTCGTCGAGCAGCGCTTCACGGATGATGGTGGGCGAGACGGGTGAAGGCTGGTGGTAATCACGCACCTGGCGCGCCTGCTGCTGCGTGCGGGGTGGTGACGCCGCGGGCGTCTGCTGGGCGACGACAAAGCGCGACTTGGCCACCGGAAGCGCATACTGCGCGTCAACCTGTTGTTGTTGTGCGGGGGTCGAACAGCCACTCACGACAAAGGCAATGGCCAACCCCAGGGCCGTGCGTTTGAGCATTCAGCGCAACCTCATTCACCGGTGAGCCACCACGGGCATGCCTCGATATCACGCCGCGGGCGTCTCACGACCGGGCAGGCGCCATCGGGCGAATTGAGTCGCTGTGGTGGTGACACCGGTGGGGGTGTCACCGCCAAAGCGGCCAGTATTCGGCTCGAATCATCGACAGTCAGGAACAAAAAAACCACGCGCCGTCTGGCCGACGGGCGTAGCACATCGCGGATGATATGTCATCGATAGGGCTTTGACGAGCCCTATCGTGATGAAAGCCAGGCTCGAGCGCCGCGTTCAGTGCAGACGATGCGGCCCGCCCACCAGCACGTCGACGTGCAGCGGCGTCGAATGGCGACCCGGGCGACCGGGGAAGTCGAGACTCGCCCAACTGCCGGCGAGCAGCGGCGAGGCACCGACCCAGGCATCCAGCGCCTCGCGGAAGCGACGCAAGAAATCGTCACGCTCCGGGGTGTCGTCCATGAAGAAGCCAAAACCGCTGTAGAGCCCTTCAGCGTAGGCCTGCCAGCTGCTGTAGTGGCGCTCGGCGAGACGCCCGGCCGCCTCGAGATAGCGCGTCAGCGTAGCATCGTCGAGCCAGTCGAGCTGGCGCCCGGCGAGACTCAGATCGACCAGTTGGGCGATATCCCAGGCGGTCATGTCCTCGTCGTTGCAGCCGCAGGCGTTGTCACGCACATGGCGTAGCCGCAGCAGATGCACTCGCTCCTCCTCGCCGCAGTCGCCGGACTCGAGAATCGCGATCTCCTCGGCCAGCCGGCGCCGATTGAGGGTATAGGGGGCGTAGTTGATCTGATACTCCTGACGATCCCCCGCCTCGAGCAGGAAATCGAGAAACTCGGTGAGCCCCACGGCCCCCTGCAGTGCGTACTGGTGTTCAAGCCACTCCTGCAGCGCGCGCCGATCCTCCGCCGCCAGCGGCAGCGGCCACTGCCACGCCGCTTCGTTGAGCGGACCGGCCAGGGAGATCGCCGTGAACTGTTCGAGACTCGGGCGCGGCCCCGGCTCCTGCCACTGGCTATCGAAAATCGGCGTCAGCCAGTGAAAGCGCGAGCCCGGATCGCGCAAGTGCCAGGCGATATCATCGCCCAGCCCGGTCTCCTCCGGCGCTTCCTCGGGGCTGAGCAGCGTCTCCCAGGTCAGCCACGCCGCGAGCAGCGTCTGCGGCGTGGCGTAGAAACGCCCGAGCACGCCGGCCAGCGAGCGCGCCTGCGCCTGTAGCTCGGCCAGCGCGTAGCGCTCGCTGTCCGCCGCCATTAGCAGATAGAAAGCGTACTTCTCGGCCATGAAGATGGTCGCGGCATGGTCAGCGCACGCCTTCAGCGCCTGGCGCCGCTCGCCCGCCACACGCCCGCTGCCTGCCGCGCCGGGATGACGCGCATCCGCCGCCAGTTGATTGAGATGATGCGCCTGAGCCGGCATCCAGTAGCGCGCCAGCGCCGCGAGCGGTTCATCGCGGCGCAGCGTCAACACCTCGTTGAGATAGCGTTCGGCATCCTCACGCCGTGCCGGTGCCAGCGGTTCGCCGAGCTGCTGGCGGGTCGCCAGGTCCGGCTCCCGCACCGCCGCCAGCGCCAGCACCCAGGCGTCGGCCGAGGCGTGACGCTCACGCACCACGCGCCGCGCCTGCTGGCGACGGCCATCGTCGAGGCTGTGTGCCAGCGGCGTCTGCCAGGGGCTACCGGTCGTCCCCAGCAGGCGGCCCCAATCGGCCTCGAAATCGGCGCACAGATCACGTCCCTCGAACAGGCTGCGACCACGCTGGTAGGCGTGAGCCATGGCGGGCCAGTCGGCGTAGCGCTGCTGCAGCAGATCCAGTCCATGGGCAGCGAAGGTCTCGGCCTCCTGCGCCGACAGCCAGCCCGCGCCGAAGCCGAGGTAAGCCTGATCGATCAGCCGCAGCCAGTCCCAGGCCGCCCACTCGAGCGGCTCCGCGCGGGCCAGGAAGGCGACCAGCACCTGGCCATATTCGCGCTGCTCGCCGAGCGAGGCGAGCCAGGTCTCGGCTTCCTCCGGGCCCTCGCGCCCGAGCCGGGCAGCATCCATGTCCCAGCCGTAACGATAGCCCTGACGCGCCAGCCACTCGAGACCCGCGAGCAGCGCATCGCGCCCGGAGACGTCGAGTTCTTCACGCAGCAGACGCTGCCATCCCAGGCGCTCGTCGGGGTCGGGGGTGAACGGCCAGCACAGCACCGGGGCGAAGGTCGCGCGCGCCCCCCACAGCGACTCGGCCCACAGCGGCTCGGGCGCCCCCTGCACCCCTTCCAGCTGACGCCCCAGCGCCTGCCAGTCGACCCCACGGCCCTGGCGTTCACGCTTGGCCAGCGCGCGCCCGGCGGCATCGAGCAGCGGATCGCTCCACGGCGCCAGCGCCGCGCGCCAGCGGGTCAGCGAGGGGTAGGCAGTTATGATCTCCGCCGCCAACCAGGCAAGCCAGGCTGCCTGGCGCTCGCTCTCGAGCCACCCCGCCGCCCCACCCAGCGCCAGCAGTTCGAGCGCCGCCAGACGCGACAACGGTGGCTGCTGCCCATCGACCGCGCTCTCCCACAGCCGCCAGGCGAACTCGTCACGATCCATGATCGCCAGCGTCTGCAGACGCTCACGCGCCTGGACCGGCGACAGCGCCTGGCGGGGATCGGCGCCCTCGGGCCAACCGCAGAGTGTCAGCTGCTGAGCCCACCACTGGACGAGAAGTTCGCGCAAAGAGAAACCTCGTGAAACGCCAAAGACAGGACGTCCGCTTGACGATCGAGGAGACCGCCACGGACGCGGCGGCACAGTATACCGGAAAGCGAACGCCCCGCCGACCGCCAGGTCGCCGGGGCATCACGCGGGTCGCCAAATCAGCTCATCTTGTCGACATGCGTACGCGGCGTCTTGTGCAGCAGATGGCGCAACAGCCAGCGCCGAACCCGGACCACGAACTGCTCCTGGAACACGATACAGAACAGCACCGTGAGCAGCAGGAATACCGGATAGAGCCACAGGTGCACCTCGCCGGCCGCGGCCAGGCAGCCGCGGAAGTCGCTCAGACACAGCCCCGGGTCACCCGAGAGCACCCGCTCGACCCGCGAGAAAATCGCGTAAAGCGGTACGTGAAGGGCGAACATCGGCAGCGAGGCACCGCCCAGACGCGAGGCCAGACGCTTGATCCGCCGGCTCCTGGGCTCACCCCACTGCGCGGCCACGTAGACCAGCATCAGCTGCGCCGGCAGCAGCAGTCCATCGTGCAGCAGGTAGTACCAGGCGTGCCCGCGCCCGAGCAGGAACAACGCCACCGCAATGCTGGCAGCCACGCCGAGCAGCGCCAACAGCTGCCGGCTCGGTGACATCGAGCGCCCCGCCGAGCGCTGCTGGGCATAGAAGGTGTAGAGCAGAATGCCGGCGGCGAACTCCGGCAGCCGGATCAGCGGATTGCGGTGCAGAATGCCGGTCTCCGGCACCCCGTAATTGGTGGTGAAGACCACTATCAGCGGGGGAATCAGATAGATCAGATTGACCCACAGCATGGCGCGCCGCGGATGCAGTACCCGGCGCAGGCGCGGCGCCAGCCACGGGAAGGTCAGGTAGAAGAAGAA
This genomic window contains:
- a CDS encoding cupin domain-containing protein, which gives rise to MTAANTPRTLLGGLTPAQFLSRHWQKSPLLIRGALPDFVSPLDPDDLAGLACEPEVESRLVEEQGPDKAWQVSQGPFDDATFARLPESGWSLLVQAVDHYVPEVAALLAQFDFLPQWRLDDIMVSYAPSGGSVGPHVDQYDVFLLQASGRRHWQLGGKPGDEAALIAGIDLRILDTFEVQPDQDWVLEPGDMLYLPPGVAHHGVSASDDCMTFSIGFRAPSVDETVTAFADYIGEQLGDSQRYTDADLQPPQHPGELDDAAVERVRTLLLAAIDRPDQMAQWFGRAMTQPKYLDQLVPSDSPSDPAEVQAALRAGERLLHSPGSRFAWRAQTSTRATLFADGDALDCDPALARRLCDAEPLDQESLAHPEAASVLAALLDAGSLCWDEDEDDDEA
- a CDS encoding glycine zipper 2TM domain-containing protein, whose amino-acid sequence is MKKLLIPALAMSVLALAGCTNNSTYSGDVYRGNQAETAQSVSYGTIQSVRPVQIQGGNGESVLGSLGGAVIGGLLGNQVGGGSGKTLATAAGAIGGTIAGSKVQQATDRVDAYELEIRQDSGQNVVVVQKADRNWQVGQRVRLIASGSSVSVAPY
- a CDS encoding lipid A deacylase LpxR family protein, yielding MMVTAGVAATAALLSGTAGADGLLTLKSENDLFASGGDGHYTNGLEIGWSFAPSAGHWTRQLADILPGWSGATLDGAAYRFGQQIYTPEDIDQRSLIEDDRPYAGVLYAGLSLFDESRTPGWRRSSGLFFDAGLVGPGSGARTVQKNFHHWIGSDEPEGWHNQLHNEPFVNVAYETAWWKTAHLGGLETEFGPSVGFAVGNLYTYAASGLGLRLGEGLDQSFGVPAVAPSQGSRVYFRENSGFNWYLFANLEGRLMAHNMLLDGNTFEDSHSVDRRPWVGDAQLGLALSWDRWQLSYSSVWRTKEFDEQDGSDRFGSITLSTWL
- a CDS encoding peptidylprolyl isomerase — translated: MQIAQNSVVAFHYTLTNDAGEVLDSSEGRDPLTYLHGAGNIIPGLEKQLEGRANGDKLTVAVEPSEGYGEVQPALVQEVPRDAFQGVEEVQPGMQFQAQTQEGPLMVTVTKVEGDTVTVDGNHPLAGEKLNFDVEITEVREATEDEVSHGHVHGEGGHEH
- a CDS encoding NlpC/P60 family protein — its product is MLKRTALGLAIAFVVSGCSTPAQQQQVDAQYALPVAKSRFVVAQQTPAASPPRTQQQARQVRDYHQPSPVSPTIIREALLDEHQRWVGTPYALGGNGRHGIDCSALMQHVFTEAFSLELPRTTEEQVQEGSRVSRSDLKAGDLVFFRPPGPYNHVGVYVGDGYFLHASTSQGVKLSRLDNVYWGRYYWQARRPMERTQLAQRVVLASEG
- a CDS encoding YbeU/YbeR family protein; this encodes MRELLVQWWAQQLTLCGWPEGADPRQALSPVQARERLQTLAIMDRDEFAWRLWESAVDGQQPPLSRLAALELLALGGAAGWLESERQAAWLAWLAAEIITAYPSLTRWRAALAPWSDPLLDAAGRALAKRERQGRGVDWQALGRQLEGVQGAPEPLWAESLWGARATFAPVLCWPFTPDPDERLGWQRLLREELDVSGRDALLAGLEWLARQGYRYGWDMDAARLGREGPEEAETWLASLGEQREYGQVLVAFLARAEPLEWAAWDWLRLIDQAYLGFGAGWLSAQEAETFAAHGLDLLQQRYADWPAMAHAYQRGRSLFEGRDLCADFEADWGRLLGTTGSPWQTPLAHSLDDGRRQQARRVVRERHASADAWVLALAAVREPDLATRQQLGEPLAPARREDAERYLNEVLTLRRDEPLAALARYWMPAQAHHLNQLAADARHPGAAGSGRVAGERRQALKACADHAATIFMAEKYAFYLLMAADSERYALAELQAQARSLAGVLGRFYATPQTLLAAWLTWETLLSPEEAPEETGLGDDIAWHLRDPGSRFHWLTPIFDSQWQEPGPRPSLEQFTAISLAGPLNEAAWQWPLPLAAEDRRALQEWLEHQYALQGAVGLTEFLDFLLEAGDRQEYQINYAPYTLNRRRLAEEIAILESGDCGEEERVHLLRLRHVRDNACGCNDEDMTAWDIAQLVDLSLAGRQLDWLDDATLTRYLEAAGRLAERHYSSWQAYAEGLYSGFGFFMDDTPERDDFLRRFREALDAWVGASPLLAGSWASLDFPGRPGRHSTPLHVDVLVGGPHRLH
- a CDS encoding acyltransferase; this encodes MPDSKTAVSGTQSAGQKERFIGLEWLRFFLGLYIVIFHTLHTYPSISSWSHYVTDIGFFSTSAFFVLSGFLLTHVYLDDAHRMREPVKSFLLKRFSNLYPIHIGSLILAMSVSALVGYLAIAPGDSDISLRFVVYDVNNDIGQLDWKSLNHTMSPLETGINLLLNLTLLHAWNPLYLTFNPPSWSISALFFFYLTFPWLAPRLRRVLHPRRAMLWVNLIYLIPPLIVVFTTNYGVPETGILHRNPLIRLPEFAAGILLYTFYAQQRSAGRSMSPSRQLLALLGVAASIAVALFLLGRGHAWYYLLHDGLLLPAQLMLVYVAAQWGEPRSRRIKRLASRLGGASLPMFALHVPLYAIFSRVERVLSGDPGLCLSDFRGCLAAAGEVHLWLYPVFLLLTVLFCIVFQEQFVVRVRRWLLRHLLHKTPRTHVDKMS